The Ovis aries strain OAR_USU_Benz2616 breed Rambouillet chromosome 6, ARS-UI_Ramb_v3.0, whole genome shotgun sequence genome includes a window with the following:
- the LOC101105412 gene encoding transmembrane emp24 domain-containing protein 11, translating to MFVTVTTYSDEVLLSRLHGPQGAFYFTSHSPGEHIICLQSNSTRLVSFGGSKLRVHLDIRVGEHDLDAAITQAKDKVNEVSFKLEHLIEQIEQIVKEQNYQRDREEKFRMTSEDTNSNVLWWAFTQTLIFISVGIFQMKSLKDFFIAKKLV from the exons GTATTATTGTCAAGGTTACATGGCCCACAAGGAGCGTTCTATTTTACTTCACATTCACCTGGTGAGCACATCATTTGCTTACAATCTAATTCTACAAGGCTTGTGTCATTCGGAGGCAGTAAGCTG CGGGTCCACTTAGATATTCGAGTCGGAGAACACGACCTTGATGCAGCCATTACTCAAGCAAAGGACAAAGTCAATGAAGTCAGCTTCAAGCTTGAACATCTCATCGAGCAAATTGAGCAAATAGTCAAAGAACAGAACTATCAAAGG GACCGTGAAGAAAAATTCCGAATGACCAGTGAAGACACAAACAGCAACGTCTTATGGTGGGCATTTACACAAACACTAATCTTTATCTCAGTTGGAATTTTCCAAATGAAGTCCCTTAAAGACTTCTTCATAGCTAAGAAACttgtataa